From the Excalfactoria chinensis isolate bCotChi1 chromosome 1, bCotChi1.hap2, whole genome shotgun sequence genome, one window contains:
- the H1-0 gene encoding histone H1.0, with product MTESLVLSPAPAKPKRAKASRRPASHPTYSEMITAAIRADKSRGGSSRQSIQKYVKSHYKVGQNADLQIKLSIRRLLAAGVLKQTKGVGASGSFRLAKSDKTKRSPRKKKAIRRSTSPKKAARPRKARSPAKKAKTTARKARKKSRASPKKAKKPKTFKAKSRKVSKAKKVKRSKPRAKSGARKSPKKK from the coding sequence ATGACGGAGAGCCTGGTCTTATCCCCAGCCCCAGCCAAACCCAAGCGGGCGAAGGCATCGCGGCGCCCGGCGTCGCACCCCACCTACTCGGAGATGATCACGGCGGCCATCCGTGCGGATAAGAGCCGCGGCGGCTCCTCGCGGCAATCCATCCAGAAGTACGTGAAGAGCCACTACAAGGTGGGCCAGAACGCCGACCTGCAGATCAAGCTCTCCATTCGGCGTCTCCTGGCTGCCGGCGTCCTCAAGCAGACCAAAGGGGTCGGCGCCTCCGGCTCCTTCCGCTTGGCCAAGAGCGACAAGACCAAGAGGTCTCCCAGGAAGAAGAAGGCCATCAGGAGGTCCACGTCTCCCAAGAAGGCGGCGAGGCCCAGGAAGGCCAGGTCACCGGCCAAGAAGGCCAAAACCACCGCCAGGAAGGCCAGGAAGAAGTCGCGGGCCAGCCCTAAGAAGGCCAAGAAGCCAAAGACTTTTAAGGCCAAGTCGCGGAAGGTCTCCAAGGCCAAGAAGGTGAAGCGGTCGAAACCCAGAGCCAAATCCGGTGCCCGGAAATCACCCAAGAAGAAGTGA